A region of Bacillus rossius redtenbacheri isolate Brsri chromosome 2, Brsri_v3, whole genome shotgun sequence DNA encodes the following proteins:
- the LOC134528931 gene encoding uncharacterized protein LOC134528931, whose protein sequence is MDNHEMIGQLVKCYETKRLLWDSKHPEYYNKHKREDLWREISLSMNVSVKDLKKKMTSLLGSYRRERSREKKSQVTGSGQGDVYKSQWFGYTLFDFLSDKDTPNDTFDTMENANTQRGPEENREESYNDESIAEDEPPASTNTTMASLKSVCLTLRQMARGIRSEQPRTVNTRL, encoded by the exons ATGGATAATCATGAAATGATCGGACAATTAGTTAAATGTTATGAAACGAAACGTTTACTGTGGGACTCGAAACACCCTGAATACTATAACAAACACAAGAGAGAAGACTTGTGGCGCGAAATATCGCTATCAATGAATGTTTCTGTAAAAGATCTGAAAAAGAAGATGACGTCTCTGTTGGGCTCTTACCGACGTGAAAGGTCAAGGGAAAAGAAAAGTCAAGTTACAGGATCTG GCCAAGGAGATGTTTACAAGTCACAATGGTTTGGATATACATTGTTTGACTTTCTTTCTGATAAGGACACGCCAAATGACACATTCGATACAATGGAGAAT gCTAATACGCAAAGGGGTCCTGAGGAAAATCGAGAAGAATCATACAATGATGAATCTATTGCCGAAGATGAACCACCGGCGTCTACAAATACAACAATGGCGTCT CTGAAGAGCGTATGCCTCACCCTGAGGCAGATGGCGCGAGGCATTCGCAGCGAGCAGCCTCGCACTGTGAATACACGCCTCTAG